From the Musa acuminata AAA Group cultivar baxijiao chromosome BXJ3-7, Cavendish_Baxijiao_AAA, whole genome shotgun sequence genome, one window contains:
- the LOC135643778 gene encoding F-box protein At5g07610-like yields MEKKMKKKRMAARTTSLKIGKRQLCHGKCSRYSLPDDLLVQILSRLPVKSTLRFRCVSKEWLALLSDRGPYSIRYLCPTMCGFFYRRSHLARSWQYAAIHPFKDHRFDLDKLISHLPDHRNLNLLDSCHGLLLLGCREDRSYKSMIVCNPFRNDEINWVTIHMNTAVKQLPLQRKFISAKLVSHRASHSFKCLLFFEDYRLNELGAESNFWCTVLYSNRGQSHHIYQIPPHVPPPFDLYDVAFDNNYLKGCIIQEDKKDHLISSALNERRNGRVRSLVGVSRGLAHFAFCDEHELHIWILEREDGKRVWKPKHNCSCQPLIKQHKESHRHHKHEDNERVYSILPLGYHPDLDIIFLQIEWRIYSLHLGSGSMDEVAGERGANPESEMFLFHPFTMDPSTGLGERREYHMGLIPVMDP; encoded by the coding sequence atggagaagaagatgaagaagaagagaatgGCTGCCAGGACCACCTCGTTGAAGATAGGAAAGAGGCAACTCTGCCACGGCAAGTGTAGCAGATATAGTCTTCCTGATGACCTGCTGGTTCAGATACTCTCCCGACTACCCGTGAAGTCCACCCTCCGGTTCCGCTGCGTTTCCAAAGAGTGGCTTGCCCTCCTCTCCGATCGCGGCCCGTACTCCATCAGATACCTATGTCCGACCATGTGCGGCTTCTTCTATCGACGAAGCCACCTCGCACGGTCCTGGCAGTACGCGGCCATCCACCCTTTTAAAGATCACCGCTTCGATCTCGACAAGCTCATCTCTCATCTACCTGACCATCGCAACTTGAATCTATTGGATAGCTGCCACGGTTTGCTTCTCCTCGGTTGCAGGGAAGACAGGAGTTATAAGTCGATGATCGTTTGCAACCCGTTCCGGAATGACGAGATCAACTGGGTGACCATCCATATGAATACAGCGGTCAAACAACTACCCTTGCAACGTAAATTTATCTCAGCGAAGTTGGTCTCCCATCGAGCCTCCCATAGCTTCAAGTGCCTCCTCTTCTTCGAGGATTACAGGTTGAATGAATTGGGTGCCGAGTCGAATTTCTGGTGTACGGTGTTGTACAGTAACAGGGGTCAGTCCCACCACATTTATCAGATACCCCCGCACGTACCACCACCGTTTGATCTTTACGACGTTGCTTTCGACAATAATTACCTAAAAGGGTGCATCATCCAAGAGGACAAGAAAGATCATTTGATTAGTTCAGCACTGAATGAAAGAAGGAACGGACGGGTTCGGAGTCTCGTGGGAGTATCTCGTGGGCTCGCTCACTTTGCTTTTTGCGATGAGCATGAGCTACACATCTGGATCCTCGAGAGAGAGGATGGTAAAAGAGTGTGGAAGCCGAAGCATAATTGCAGTTGCCAACCTCTGATCAAACAGCACAAGGAATCACACCGACATCATAAGCATGAGGACAACGAAAGGGTCTATTCCATCTTGCCGCTCGGATACCACCCCGACCTCGACATTATCTTTCTACAGATTGAGTGGAGGATATACTCTCTCCATCTTGGCAGCGGTTCCATGGACGAGGTGGCTGGTGAAAGAGGTGCAAATCCCGAAAGCGAAATGTTTTTGTTCCATCCCTTCACCATGGATCCTTCAACAGGCTTAGGGGAGAGAAGAGAATACCACATGGGACTCATCCCTGTAATGGATCCCTAA